One genomic region from Nymphaea colorata isolate Beijing-Zhang1983 chromosome 10, ASM883128v2, whole genome shotgun sequence encodes:
- the LOC126410473 gene encoding auxin transporter-like protein 1: protein MVWHGGSVYDAWLNAVAAQVGSLVLTLPYTFSQMGYVYGVASHFLYGAFGCWAVYLLGLFHAEASRRTWDIGIIHKRHILEYHEVIEVVSGKWLGGSVLFFNMAALTFACINQLIACSSEVT from the exons ATGGTTTGGCATGGTGGTTCTGTCTATGATGCTTGGCTTAATGCTGTTGCTGCTCAG GTTGGGTCCTTGGTTCTTACACTTCCATACACGTTCTCCCAAATGGGTTATGTATATGGAGTAGCGTCTCACTTTCTTTATGGAGCTTTTGGATGCTGGGCTGTGTACCTTCTTGGCCTCTTCCATGCTGAGGCTTCTAGGAGAACGTGGGACATTGGAATCATCCATAAAAGGCACATTCTAGAG TACCATGAGGTCATTGAAGTAGTTTCTGGGAAGTGGCTGGGTGGCTCTGTTCTGTTCTTCAACATGGCTGCTCTTACTTTTGCATGCATAAATCAACTGATCGCATGTTCCAG TGAGGTTACATGA
- the LOC126410459 gene encoding auxin transporter-like protein 4 translates to MEAMWRPKKYKYAYACAVLYTYLLTIPDSVAVYWAYGDILLHRSNAFGVLPPSKMKNACIISMILHQYVAFLLNVNPLFLAWEKLTGVHLKKFALRALVRVPVVLIQSETEQACRRVMFFLSAFIAVWVFIFGFGFGGWASMTKFVQQIQSFGFFDKCYQCPTKHYVT, encoded by the exons ATGGAAGCAATGTGGAGACCCAAGAAATACAAATATGCTTACGCCTGTGCCGTGCTTTATACCTATTTGTTAACTATTCCCGACTCTGTTGCTGTCTACTGGGCATACGGCGACATTCTTCTTCATAGATCCAATGCCTTTGGGGTGCTTCCtccatcaaaaatgaaaaatgcttGCATTATTTCTATGATTTTGCACCAG TATGTTGCATTCCTATTGAATGTGAACCCTTTATTTCTAGCATGGGAAAAGCTAACCGGTGTTCACTTGAAGAAGTTTGCATTGAGAGCACTGGTGAGGGTGCCCGTCGTGCTG ATACAATCAGAAACGGAACAAGCCTGCAGGCGTGTGATGTTCTTCCTGAGCGCATTCATAGCAgtttgggttttcatttttggatttggttttggtgGTTGGGCGAGCATGACCAAATTTGTGCAGCAGATTCAGTCATTTGGTTTCTTTGACAAATGTTACCAATGTCCCACAAAGCATTATGTGACATAG
- the LOC116261856 gene encoding pectinesterase 2-like, which translates to MALMLSSTSFPLLLLALLSPATATVGKASEDYDQKSPVVDQQTNFLVARSTCSETLYRDVCVDTLTSFLEDLRRKTIPEIVARTIKHVRERVEKSSSRASWLSRKTSSPCELMALEDCRQLFHRTLQELDATLEDLHNTNVVSSKAADVNTLLSAATTNQYTCLDGFSHCDGWVRSRIEKGFYNISRLVSNSFAIAKKIDPTKERRAVESGEAFPKYGGMKHGFHRWVSADDRRLLQANVSRAVADLVVAKDGNGHFTTISEGGVGGAEQEHD; encoded by the coding sequence ATGGCGTTAATGCTATCCTCCACTTCCTTTCCGCTACTGCTTCTCGCCCTTCTGTCCCCTGCAACAGCCACCGTTGGCAAAGCTTCGGAGGATTATGACCAGAAGTCGCCGGTTGTCGACCAACAAACCAACTTCCTGGTAGCGCGATCGACGTGCTCGGAGACTCTGTACCGGGACGTCTGCGTCGACACGCTCACTTCCTTCCTGGAGGACCTCAGGCGGAAGACCATCCCCGAGATCGTAGCCCGCACCATAAAGCACGTCCGGGAGAGGGTGGAGAAGTCTTCCTCTCGGGCGTCCTGGCTGTCCAGGAAGACGAGCAGCCCCTGCGAGCTGATGGCGCTCGAGGATTGCCGGCAGCTCTTCCACCGGACGCTGCAGGAGCTGGACGCCACGCTCGAGGACCTGCATAACACCAACGTGGTGAGTTCGAAGGCGGCCGACGTGAACACGTTGTTGagcgccgccaccaccaaccaGTACACGTGCCTCGACGGCTTCTCACACTGCGACGGCTGGGTGAGGTCGCGCATAGAGAAGGGCTTCTACAACATCTCCAGGTTGGTCAGCAACTCGTTTGCGATCGCCAAGAAGATCGATCCCACGAAGGAGAGGAGAGCGGTCGAATCCGGCGAGGCGTTCCCGAAGTACGGCGGCATGAAGCACGGCTTCCACAGGTGGGTGTCCGCCGACGACCGAAGGCTCCTGCAGGCCAACGTCAGCCGCGCCGTGGCGGACTTGGTGGTGGCGAAGGACGGGAACGGCCACTTCACCACCATATCGGAGGGCGGTGTCGGCGGCGCCGAACAAGAGCACGACTAG